ATCTACAATTGAATACATTCAAACCACCTTCAAGGCTCGCCATCGCTTCTTTTGTGGTTTTGAGCGGTGCTAACTCAGTCAACGCATTTGGGAACTAAGGAAGATAAACTCCATGATCTTTCTATTTTTCAAATATAGATTTCTACCCATATTCAATTACATTGGCGCTGCTTGCAAATTCTCTAGCGGCGGCAATGCGCCATCAAATGAGCCTTTTGCCGCCATAAAACCAAACGTATAAGGGCGAGTATTTAAATGTACGCGGGTGGCTTGCTGTTGACTTTGACGCAGCATCTTGAACATCCAGTCTTTAAGTTGTTGATTGATTTCACTGAATTCTTCTTCCGTTAACTCCGCTTTCAAAGAGATAAGAAAGGCGGCTTTGTCATCTGCGGTCACCCCTTCCACACGCTGTTGTAGCAAACAGAGGCGTTGGCGGGTGAAAAACGAGGGAAATTGCGCCCCCTGTGCAAAAGCGGTGTGGCCCGGCTTCAACACTTTCACTTGATTGTGAATCCCAAGTTCAATCAGAGCGACGCACTCAAGGTGGCGAAGATAACGATATACGGATACCTCTTCTAGCTGATATTTCTCGGTGATCTCTGCAACAGTTAAACGATCAACCGCCAACTTACTCCAAAACGTAAACAAGGCAGGCAATGCCATAAAAGCGCGATCTTGTTCGTCAGTGAACATAGCTAAGGTATGCACATTTTCTTCTGCCGTTTCGATCAATTTCGATAGCGGGTATTCAATCAAGGTTGTGATAGAGACTAAACGCTGCAAAGACAGCGGTTGAGCATTGTTCAGCAATCGCTTTACTGTCACCTCGGAGAGATCAAGTGTCATTGCCAACTCACGATAGGAAAGACCACTTCGTTTCAATTCAAGCTTTAACAGCCGACACACCTCTTGGGCAATTTGCTTGTCCATCATTCCCTCATCTGATCACTCATAAGACCATCAATGTATCATCAAACGATACAAATATTCTTTTAATTGCATAAATGAATCAAATATAGACCATGACGTTTACACAAACGCAAGATGTAGGAATCCAATGACACCGAAACAACTCACCCGACAATTTTGTCTGCAACAAGCCTTACATTGGGCAATCACTGGCATCGGTATTCCTGTCATCATATTGTTATTTCAGGCAAAAGGTTTGAGCCTGTTTGACATAGGCATTGTGATGGCTGCTTGGATAGGGAGTACCACACTATTAGAAATTCCGTTGGGTAGTGTGGCAGACAAATATGGACGACGCAGCACCTACATCTTGTCATTATGGGTGAGCATCTTAGGCAATATGCTGCTCCTTGCTGCCAATCATTTGCTTAGCATCACCCTCGCTGCAACACTGCTTGGAGCCGCCAGAGCGCTCTATTCAGGGACACTCGATGCATGGTTTTATCAACGGTTTCATGAACTCAATGACGATCAGCCCGATAACTTTCATTCCGCATTGGCTAAGGTCAATATTGCTGTCACGCTGGGTTTGGCCTTCGGGGCATTGATTGGTGGCGCCCTACCGGAATGGTATGCGACGTTTTCAAGCTCTGCGGCTCATGGGTATAACTTAAATGTCGTCCTTATTATTTTTGCGACCTTCGGCCTTGCACTGTTCACGATATTAGTTTTTGACAATGATAAACCTCAACAGCATGACACCATTTCTATAGACGCCCGAATCACCACAACAATGCGTCACGCGTTTCAACACCCCACATTAAAACGGCTGATGCAAACAACCTTAGTGATGGGTGCAACGCTCAGTTGCATCGAGAACTATTGGCAACCCTACTTGAATGACACCTTGCAATCGAAAAATACGATTATCTTCGGCCTACTCTCCGCACTCTATTTTGTCATGGCCGCGATTTCTTCTTGGCTATCGATGCCATTACTCAAGCTTTTTCACGGCTCTCACAAAATGCTCATCACTAGCTCGCGCGTGCTTGCCGCAATTGCCTTAGTTTTACTTGCCAGCACAGCATCGATCATCACTTTCAGTTGCTTATATCTGTTGTTTTTCTTCTTCTTTTCACTTGGGGAAAACTCAGAATCGGTACTGATTCACCGCCATAGCGATGAACATGTTCGCGCTACCATGCTGTCGATTCATTCCTGTTTGGTCAGCTTAGGTGGGGTCGTCGCATCTCTCGCCTTTGGCTTCGTCTCTCAGCATGCGGGGATTGCGATAAGTTGGGTAAGCTGCGGCATCTTGTTACTGCTTTCAAGTGCCCTACTCTTACTGATTCCAAGCGCAGCAATAGATGGCGAGTTGATAAAAAACGGCTAAAAACGTTAACGTACACAAGCACTCTAAAAAGCCGTGAATCGCAGAGACTATCGCGTCCCTTTAGCCCGCTTCAATCGCTGGGGGCATCTGAGCAAATTTATCAACATCATCGCTTAAAAAGCCAGTATCCCAGTTTGCGCGTGAATCGACGTAAACATGCGCAGACACTTGGGTTGAAATGGGCTCAGACATTAACCCGGCAGGAACCCAATATGACTGACCGTCAGCGCTTAAATTCGGCACCGGACTGCCACAATGGCAGCAGAACTCGGACTTAAACCCCGATGGCGTTGCAAATGACTTTATTTGGTTTTCGCCAGATCGCCACTGAAAGTGAGACCGCGCTACAATTAAGGCTGAATTAGAAGAGGATCCCGAAACCTTGCGACACAGTGAGCAATGACATTGATAAATCGATGGCAAGTCACCAGTCAATTGGAATGTTACAGCGCCACACAAACAACTACCTTTCACTGTACTTCTTCTCTCTTGTAAATTTTATGCTTAAACTCGTCACCACCAACCTTACTATGCTGTTTTTGATTTAACCACTCAATCTTCAAAACCGTGTCTCATACTCAAGTCACCTCAAGATGCTTGAGGATAAAATCAGATCTCAAAAGCATACTTCCTCTTCAAGCACCGCGAGGTTAACTAATTCATCTTTTACTGCGCTGCTCGATAGATAAATGGCTTGCTGAGTACAAGAATATTTAGCGCTGACCTCCATTTTAATATCAATTTCATTATCGCCATCCAGATCACCCGCCCATAAAAGTCCGAACCTTGGCTCATCCATGACAGTATCGGCGAAGTTCACCTGCCATAGAACTTGCGCTTTATCGCCACACGTTAACGTTAATGCAAAGCTATGATCTCTTTCGGGATTGCCTGAAGACGTTAACGAACATCTGTTTTCATTGAATTCAATCATGACATAAGATTCAGGGATACCAAGGTAAGTATCCCCAGACACCTTTACTTGATGTTCGCTGCCCGCGAAAATCAAGCAAGGGATTGCACTACACAAACAAGTGATAAACCTCAGCACGGACTTTTGCCACATGGAAGTGGTTGTAAAGTCAGTCCGTCGTTTGAGACAACTCATCCTATGCTACTCACCCGGCCAAATTAACTCTAATCTTAGGCCTGATGGCTCATTAAACATCATATGTTTACGGGGGCCGCCCGATAATAACTCGGGAGCAAATTCAATTTGGCACTGCGGGTGAGCTTCAACTTTTTTGTACAGTTCATTGAGCTTGGCCTCAGATGGCACTTGGATCGCTAAGTGATGCAGCCCAACATTTCTCCTGCGATTAAACTCAACACCATTGAGACTCGCATCCACCTGCCAAAGGGTTAAACGCAGTACCCCATCTGTCACTGCTGTTCTCGGGTATGACGGATCATATCCTGACTCTTGCCAGCCAAGCACATCAACAAAAAAAGATTTACTCGCCTCTAAGTCACTCACCGACAATCCAAGGTGATTCAAGCCCATTGTTTCCGACATTTTTATGCTCCTTTATAAGTCAGTTTGACGCTAAGTGATTAAATAAAATAACAATATTATTAACAATATGTTAAATATCAAAACGTGGAATGACACGCAAAGTTGGACTGATTAGTACATAAAATAAGACCAAGGGGAGATGTCGAGGAGACTAAAGTCACTCCCAAGCCCCCAACAAGTCACCTATTTCCATCTACGATGCCAGTTTTAAAGGCTGCTCTTCATCCAGCGCGCTGTGGCGTTTAACTAACCCAAAATCACCTAAAATGGCGTAAGCAGAAGGGATCATAAATAGCACAAGTAGTGTGGATGTGAAGATACCAAACACAATCGAAATGACGAGCGGCTTAATCACCTGCGCTTGTAAACTGGTCTCTAACAACAGCGGGAGAAGACCCGCAGCGGTGGTCACAGAAGTGAGGAACACAGCGCGAAAGCGTTCACGGCTTGCCTGTACGACCGCGGTGTAGATGTCATCCCCTTCATCTAAATGATGACGGATATACTGCACCAGCAAAATCGAGTCATTCACTACAACCCCAGCAAGGGATACAAATCCCATCATACTCGGCATACTCAGCGGATGGCCGAGTAGCCAATGCCCCCAGAGCACACCGATCAGTGCAAGTGGAATAGCAATTAAAACCACGAATGGTTCAATGTAGCTGCGAAATTGAAAGCTCAAAATCACAAAGACACCAAAGATACCCAGTGCAAAACCTGTCGCCATCGAACTGCCCGTTTCAGCGGTATCTTTCGCTGCGCCTTCAAAGTTAAACCTTAATCCCGGATAAACCTTCATCAATTCAGGTTGAAGTTCTTGTCTAAACTGACGTAACACTTCTGCCGAGCTGACCACAGACTGACGAACATCCGCTGAAACCGTTAAGGTTCTCAGGCCATCAATGCGTTGAATACGGACATAATTACGCTGATATTCAAGATTGGCGATCGTGCCCAATGGTAATTGGCTGCCATCTGCCATCACAATCGGGAAGCTGGCTAAACCTTGCAGATCACCAATGCGATCCTTTTCCAGCATCACTTGTATTTTGATGTTCTCGGCACCGATTTGAATCTCATCCGCCGTTTGGCCGTAATACGCCGCGCGCAGCTGAGAAGCGATCATCTGACCATCAACACCAAAGGCTTCCGCCCCCGGACGCATTGAAATACTGAGTTCAGGTTTACCCATGCGCATGTCATCCAGCACCCCGCTGACACCTTCAAATGAAGCAAGGAACTGACGTGTATCCAGTGATGCCGCTTTGAGCATATCGAGATCATCATGCTGCATGCGGATTTCTAAATCTTTGCCACCCGGCCCCATTGCGGGCTGTTTGTACACTAACGAAACGGGATGAGGTAATATCCCGACTTCAGCTTCCCACGCATCAACAAAATCATCGATCAACGTTTTACGCGTTTCAGCACTTTGTAAGTCGAGCCGTACCGTCGCGACGTGCGGTCCACGTTCGTCTGCATCGGCATTAAAATTGTATTGCTCTGTAATGTTAAGCACTAAACGCTCACCACCTTCGACACGCTCCGTCCATTCCGCATCAAGTTTCTGCGCCGCGGTGACCAGTTCAGCCACAACGGCTTCGGTCTGCGTTAGCGTCGAGCCGGGCGGCAAAATCAAACGTGCTTCAATGATATCGCCATCCAACTCGGGAAAGCCCACAAACTTTAACGCTCCGCCAGCAAGTAAAGCAAAAGAGGCAAACAATAAACCTATCACGCCCCCGACAAAGGCATACCGCCAGCGAACGGCCGCACTGACAGCAGTCACCAATTGGTTATTCCTGAATGACTCAAATTTGGCTAAGAAGCGTGCTTTCCACCCTGACTCTTTGTCGCCGCCGGGGTGATGTTCAAGGGAGTGACGGAGGTGATTAGGCAGAATCAGAAACGCTTCGACCAAGCTTAACGTCAATACAAGGATCAAGACTTGCGGCACCACGCGAAGCACCGCCCCCATCTCCCCTTGAAGAAAAATCAAGCTACCAAAGATACAGATAGTGGTGAGGTAAGAGGACATCACGCCCGGCAGCACCTTTTTCACGCCGTTGTAGACCGCATCTTTCACCTTCTGCCCTTTGTCGATATGCGACGCGATCGATTCGGAGATCACGATAGCATCATCCATCATGATACCAATCGCCATTAACAGTGCCACCAGCGACATAATATTGATCGACAGCCCCAGACTCGCCATCAAATACATGCTACCTAAGAAAGCCACTGGCAAGCCTGCGGCGACCCAAAAAGAATACCGAAAGCTAAAAAACAGCCACATGACGCCGAAGACAAGAATGACCCCTTGCCAACCATTGCGCACCATCATAGTGAGGCGGTCCCACAGTAGCGAAGAGAGATCATTCGTTAGCACCAGTTCAACCCCTGCTGGTGCGGTCGCATTTTCTTGATCAACGAACTGCGCAACACGGTCTTTGATTCTTAAGGCATCATCCGCTTTGTTTTTGCTGATGCGCAACATGGCTGAAGGCTCGCCATCAAACAAGATCTTCTGCTCGTCGAGTTCAAAGCGATCCGTAATAGTGGCGATATCGCGAAGACGAACAACGCCGCCATTTTTATCCGCGCCCACCACAATTTGTGCCAGCGTTTCTGGTGTTACCTGTTGACCATCAAAACGCAGCAAATAGTTTCTATCTTCCAGCTCGACATTACCACTTGGTAATTTAATGTTCTGTCGCGACAATTTGGCGGCAATGTCACTCACATTCAAACCTAACTGACGTACCGCAATCGGGTTAAGCTCAACCCGCAATTGATGATCCGAAAACCCCGCCACATCGACCAAAGAGACGCCATAATCAAGCTTCAAGGTTCGTTTCAATGCTTCGGCGTAGCGTTTTAGTTCGGGTAACGGCATATCGGCTTTAATGGCAATATCAACAACCGGCTCGTTCCAATCCAACTCACGCACAATCGGCGTTTCAATCTCTGCGGGAAAATCGTTGACTGCACCAATCTGTGTTTGCACATCCACCAACATGCGCGACACCACCTCCGCACTTGTCAGCTTGATAATCATGGATGCGGAGCCTTCAACCGCTTCACAGCGCGATTCGACAATATTGGCGAGGCCATCTATCGCATCTTCCATCCGCATACAAATGCTTTCTTCGACTTCTTGTGGGGAAGCCCCCGGATAGATCACTGACGCAATGATGTAAGGCGGCGCAAATTCCGGAAACGTTTCTCGTTTCAGTTTAGGTAGTGATACCAAGCCAATGAGAATCAACCCCAACATCATCAAGTTAGCAGCGGTTGGATGGCGAGAGAAATAGCGAATCATGATGACTGCTCCTGCTCAATCTGTCGATCGGCCTCATCCAAAGATTGGTCGCCTAGTCGCGCATCTTCAGACGATATGCCATTAGATGGGCTCTCCTCAGGGGTTAGCGCCATGCCTTCAACCGCAGGTAAAAGATCATTGAGAACCAACTGCTCTCCTGCGACCACATTACCTCGAATTGCCACAAGCCCTTGACTTCGAAATAGAATCGCAACTTCTTCGATGGCCAACTTACCTTCACGATACAGGTAAATGCGATTACCGTGGATGGCACGCTCAGGTACCGTAATCAATGGTTGTTTAAACCCAGTCAACGTCGCTTCAACGAGCATGCCGTTGACGAGCGGGGGGGCTTGAGTTGGGTCAAGCTGACGAAAGTCCTGCACCACATCTAAAATCACCCCGACGGTCGCTTGGTTCAGGCTGACACTGTCGCTGATCCGTGACACTGTCGCAGGCCACTCATATCGCTGGCTACCACTGCTCAGTGTGACCGTCACTGCCAAGTCCAGTTGGTCAACACCTGTATTAATCGGGTTCGATGCTGAAACACCACCGAAGGACGCAGACAACATGGCCATATCATGAATGGCAATTTGCGCATCGATTTCAACCGCATCAATACCATGTGCGACCATCATCACTTGCTGCAGATTAACAACTTGGTCTTTCTCGACATTAACATCTGCAATGCGACCATCCATTGGCAAGACGATTTCTGTTTTCTCCAGCGAACGTTTTGCTTCATCTACCCGCGAAGTGTTCACACTGACAAGGGCTTCTGTCACTTTTCGCTCATTCGGCATAACAAAAAGCTGCGTTTCCAGTTCCTGAACCGTTCTTTGGCTCGCTAACACAGCCTGCTGCTCACTATCGACATCAGATTGTGCAATCAACCCTCGCTGACGAAGATCTTGTTTTCGTTTCAACTCTTGGCGGCTGATAGCCAGACGCTGTTTCTCTAAACTCAGTTGAGTTTTGAGGTTTTTCTCTTCTTGAGCCAGTTTTTTCAGCTGCGCTTGTGCCGAACTCAAATCTGCTTCAGCTTGTGCCAAACGCAGTTCATAATCGAGGGGGTCAATACGCACCAGTACCGTGCCTGCTTCAACCAAGCGTCCCTTTTCTAACTCTGGTGATTTATAAACAACTCGACCACTGGTCTCCGCTATCCCTTGCCATTCCACTTTCGGTGTAACCCGTCCAAAGCCAACGACTTGTGGCGCAATCGCCTGCGGTTCCAATGGCATCAACTCGACTAAGCGGCTGCGGCTGGCAGCGGGATTGAGTTCCGGAGACGGACGCGACTTTATCGCCACCACCAAGACAACAACACCAACGAGTACCGCCGGGATAAACAATAGCTTTCGTGATAGCTTCATGACACCACCTCACTCTCTTCTTTCATCATTCCCTGTCGCAACAATTGCATATTATGATCAGCCAAGGCATTGAGCAGTTGCGCGTTAATTTCAATGCCTTGCAACTCTGCAAAACCTCTAGGGATCAGGAACGGAAAAATCATTAAGCTCAGGAAAGTCAAACGTGCAAACGTGGGATCGCAACCTTCTTTCAAATCAGGCATCTTCGAAAATAGGGTTTCATGCATCGGACGCACAAAGCGCTCAAACTGTTTATCTAATATGCGACGCTGGGTATCATCCGCTGGCCCATTCATAATCCGTGCAACCAAGGCTGGAAACTCAGGATAGGGTGCCATTGTCTTGTAGTAGGTTCTCATCAGTTGTTCTAAATTATCGAACCCACCTTTATCTAATACCGCACTCATTGTTGAATGAATCGGCTCCATGGTATCGTTCACCATGGCTTCAAACAGACCCGCTTTACTCTGAAAATAGTAGCGAATGAGTGCAACATTCACGCCCGCTTTCTCGGCGACCATGCGCGTAGAAACCTTCTCATAAGGCAGACGCATAAACATCGGCCTACAAGCATCAATTAGCTTTTGCCTTGCGTCGCTATCGCCACCTACGGGACGCCCTGCTTTACGTACGCTCACATCACACTCCTATAATTAATCAGCCGATGAATATAGTACGTTGCCAAAAAGCAAATTGCTTAACGCAAAAATTCACCCAAAATTAAACAATTGATTAATTATAGACAAGAACACCTAACGACAAGCAATGTGCGTGACAAAAACAAGAGAGGCTCAGTTGCTATGCATCCTGCAACTGAGCCTCATTAGGTGTACATTGACTCGGGGTGAGTCAATCATATGGCTAAACTTCACTCTCTCCTTTGCACACGCGCTTTTGAACATTTCCCGGCGCAGGTTCGTAGTGACTCAATGCCATTTGGAATCGACCTTCTCCGCCAGTCATCGCTTTGAGGCGACGAGCATAATCTTCTAACTCATTCAGTGGCGATTTCGCACTGATTTTAGTGAAGTCAGCAGCAATCGGCATCGTCCCTTCAATCAAACCACGATTCGCAGAGAGATCTCCAGACACATCACCCACCGCTTCCGTTGGTACCACAATATCGAGTTGATAGATTGGCTCAAGTACGATTGGGTTGGCATCTCGCACCGCTTCAAGAAAGGCTTTCTTACCCGCAATCACAAAGGCAATCTCTTTCGAGTCCACGGAATGATGTTTGCCATCAAATACCGTCACTTCAATGTCTTTAATTGGATTCCCAGAAATCGCTCCTTCATCCAATGCTTGACGTACGCCTTTTTCTACCGCGGGGATGAGCGAGGTAGGGATAGCGCCACCAACCACTTTATTCACAAACTTGAAGCCTTCTCCACGCCCCAATGGTTTCACCCGCAGATGCACTTCACCAAACTGGCCAGCACCCCCACTTTGCTTTTTATGTCGGTAGACTGTCTCTGCTTCTTGGGTAATCGTCTCAAAGTAAATCACACTCGGTTGCCGTGTTTCGACGTGTAGCTTATAAACCGCGGCCATTTTCTCCAAGGCGATTTTCAAATGAAACTCCCCCTGTCCACTCAAGATCGTTTCATTCGTCCGAATACGGTGCTCGAGTTGTAGAGAGGGATCCTCTGAGACTAACTTATTTAATACTTCAGACAGTTTTTGCTCGTCACCACGCTTGGTCGGCTCTATCACTAACTGATACATGGGAGAAGGAAAGCACAAGGTTTTTAAACTCACATGGTCTTCATCATGTGAATCATGCACGACGGAATCAAACGCGAGTTCGTCGACTTTTGCTAAGACGCACAAATCTCCAGCGCGCGCTTGACCAATCTCAACCCGTTTTTTCCCTTGTAACTGATAGAGGTGGCCAACTTTGAAGGCTTTATTGTTTTCACCAATAAAGAGCTGGCTACCCGCCGTTATCTGACCTTGGAAGACGCGGATAT
This DNA window, taken from Thaumasiovibrio subtropicus, encodes the following:
- a CDS encoding XRE family transcriptional regulator → MMDKQIAQEVCRLLKLELKRSGLSYRELAMTLDLSEVTVKRLLNNAQPLSLQRLVSITTLIEYPLSKLIETAEENVHTLAMFTDEQDRAFMALPALFTFWSKLAVDRLTVAEITEKYQLEEVSVYRYLRHLECVALIELGIHNQVKVLKPGHTAFAQGAQFPSFFTRQRLCLLQQRVEGVTADDKAAFLISLKAELTEEEFSEINQQLKDWMFKMLRQSQQQATRVHLNTRPYTFGFMAAKGSFDGALPPLENLQAAPM
- a CDS encoding MFS transporter: MTPKQLTRQFCLQQALHWAITGIGIPVIILLFQAKGLSLFDIGIVMAAWIGSTTLLEIPLGSVADKYGRRSTYILSLWVSILGNMLLLAANHLLSITLAATLLGAARALYSGTLDAWFYQRFHELNDDQPDNFHSALAKVNIAVTLGLAFGALIGGALPEWYATFSSSAAHGYNLNVVLIIFATFGLALFTILVFDNDKPQQHDTISIDARITTTMRHAFQHPTLKRLMQTTLVMGATLSCIENYWQPYLNDTLQSKNTIIFGLLSALYFVMAAISSWLSMPLLKLFHGSHKMLITSSRVLAAIALVLLASTASIITFSCLYLLFFFFFSLGENSESVLIHRHSDEHVRATMLSIHSCLVSLGGVVASLAFGFVSQHAGIAISWVSCGILLLLSSALLLLIPSAAIDGELIKNG
- a CDS encoding GFA family protein produces the protein MKGSCLCGAVTFQLTGDLPSIYQCHCSLCRKVSGSSSNSALIVARSHFQWRSGENQIKSFATPSGFKSEFCCHCGSPVPNLSADGQSYWVPAGLMSEPISTQVSAHVYVDSRANWDTGFLSDDVDKFAQMPPAIEAG
- a CDS encoding VOC family protein; translation: MSETMGLNHLGLSVSDLEASKSFFVDVLGWQESGYDPSYPRTAVTDGVLRLTLWQVDASLNGVEFNRRRNVGLHHLAIQVPSEAKLNELYKKVEAHPQCQIEFAPELLSGGPRKHMMFNEPSGLRLELIWPGE
- a CDS encoding efflux RND transporter permease subunit — protein: MIRYFSRHPTAANLMMLGLILIGLVSLPKLKRETFPEFAPPYIIASVIYPGASPQEVEESICMRMEDAIDGLANIVESRCEAVEGSASMIIKLTSAEVVSRMLVDVQTQIGAVNDFPAEIETPIVRELDWNEPVVDIAIKADMPLPELKRYAEALKRTLKLDYGVSLVDVAGFSDHQLRVELNPIAVRQLGLNVSDIAAKLSRQNIKLPSGNVELEDRNYLLRFDGQQVTPETLAQIVVGADKNGGVVRLRDIATITDRFELDEQKILFDGEPSAMLRISKNKADDALRIKDRVAQFVDQENATAPAGVELVLTNDLSSLLWDRLTMMVRNGWQGVILVFGVMWLFFSFRYSFWVAAGLPVAFLGSMYLMASLGLSINIMSLVALLMAIGIMMDDAIVISESIASHIDKGQKVKDAVYNGVKKVLPGVMSSYLTTICIFGSLIFLQGEMGAVLRVVPQVLILVLTLSLVEAFLILPNHLRHSLEHHPGGDKESGWKARFLAKFESFRNNQLVTAVSAAVRWRYAFVGGVIGLLFASFALLAGGALKFVGFPELDGDIIEARLILPPGSTLTQTEAVVAELVTAAQKLDAEWTERVEGGERLVLNITEQYNFNADADERGPHVATVRLDLQSAETRKTLIDDFVDAWEAEVGILPHPVSLVYKQPAMGPGGKDLEIRMQHDDLDMLKAASLDTRQFLASFEGVSGVLDDMRMGKPELSISMRPGAEAFGVDGQMIASQLRAAYYGQTADEIQIGAENIKIQVMLEKDRIGDLQGLASFPIVMADGSQLPLGTIANLEYQRNYVRIQRIDGLRTLTVSADVRQSVVSSAEVLRQFRQELQPELMKVYPGLRFNFEGAAKDTAETGSSMATGFALGIFGVFVILSFQFRSYIEPFVVLIAIPLALIGVLWGHWLLGHPLSMPSMMGFVSLAGVVVNDSILLVQYIRHHLDEGDDIYTAVVQASRERFRAVFLTSVTTAAGLLPLLLETSLQAQVIKPLVISIVFGIFTSTLLVLFMIPSAYAILGDFGLVKRHSALDEEQPLKLAS
- a CDS encoding efflux RND transporter periplasmic adaptor subunit, whose amino-acid sequence is MKLSRKLLFIPAVLVGVVVLVVAIKSRPSPELNPAASRSRLVELMPLEPQAIAPQVVGFGRVTPKVEWQGIAETSGRVVYKSPELEKGRLVEAGTVLVRIDPLDYELRLAQAEADLSSAQAQLKKLAQEEKNLKTQLSLEKQRLAISRQELKRKQDLRQRGLIAQSDVDSEQQAVLASQRTVQELETQLFVMPNERKVTEALVSVNTSRVDEAKRSLEKTEIVLPMDGRIADVNVEKDQVVNLQQVMMVAHGIDAVEIDAQIAIHDMAMLSASFGGVSASNPINTGVDQLDLAVTVTLSSGSQRYEWPATVSRISDSVSLNQATVGVILDVVQDFRQLDPTQAPPLVNGMLVEATLTGFKQPLITVPERAIHGNRIYLYREGKLAIEEVAILFRSQGLVAIRGNVVAGEQLVLNDLLPAVEGMALTPEESPSNGISSEDARLGDQSLDEADRQIEQEQSS
- a CDS encoding TetR/AcrR family transcriptional regulator is translated as MSVRKAGRPVGGDSDARQKLIDACRPMFMRLPYEKVSTRMVAEKAGVNVALIRYYFQSKAGLFEAMVNDTMEPIHSTMSAVLDKGGFDNLEQLMRTYYKTMAPYPEFPALVARIMNGPADDTQRRILDKQFERFVRPMHETLFSKMPDLKEGCDPTFARLTFLSLMIFPFLIPRGFAELQGIEINAQLLNALADHNMQLLRQGMMKEESEVVS
- the fusA gene encoding elongation factor G — its product is MPFNYIRNIVFVGQTGAGKTSLIERLLYDSQATTHLGHIKDGDTVTDFDAQSIQYQHSIEATPVALSWQKHKMNLIDTPGLPELMGRALSVFPAVETSALVIDPTLPISQISEQLFAFATERQKCQMVIINKMDAPNADLLATLAAITERFGDHCLPINLPSADGKRVVDCYFSPQLDEQTLCGSVSEAHERLIDQVVEVDEVLMEQYLEQGSSLTVEQLHDPFEKALRTGHIVPVCFTSAETNVGCELLLQTLAELMPTPMEGNPPLLEKNGHQVPVDCETLAHSVGHVYKVSVDPYLGKLAYIRVFQGQITAGSQLFIGENNKAFKVGHLYQLQGKKRVEIGQARAGDLCVLAKVDELAFDSVVHDSHDEDHVSLKTLCFPSPMYQLVIEPTKRGDEQKLSEVLNKLVSEDPSLQLEHRIRTNETILSGQGEFHLKIALEKMAAVYKLHVETRQPSVIYFETITQEAETVYRHKKQSGGAGQFGEVHLRVKPLGRGEGFKFVNKVVGGAIPTSLIPAVEKGVRQALDEGAISGNPIKDIEVTVFDGKHHSVDSKEIAFVIAGKKAFLEAVRDANPIVLEPIYQLDIVVPTEAVGDVSGDLSANRGLIEGTMPIAADFTKISAKSPLNELEDYARRLKAMTGGEGRFQMALSHYEPAPGNVQKRVCKGESEV